The genomic segment CCCAGCGCTCGGGACGCCGTACATCACTTGCACCCAGTGAGGCAGCTCGCGAAGGGTTGCGTGGCTGCCACTCGATTGGCACCAGCGGCGCGTAAAGATCAGGCAGGCTAGAGCACCGTCTAACCACGCGTAAACCGTGCTCTGGTTCCCAGCGATTCTCGTACAGCAGGAATCCGGGAAGCAGGACGCGCCAACTCGGCGAACGCTCGGGCTCGCGCAGCCTTGACAGCGTATACTGCCCAGACAGGGGGAACCAATGACACTACTCGGTAAGAGCGTCTCGCTCACCTTCTCCGGCGAAACCACTGAGGAGCTGCTCGACCAGCTCAGGCTCGCGGCGGCGAAGGCTCAGGTACTCGGCTATACAGATGTGGATCTCGCGAACTCCGCGGACGCGCTGTGCATGCAGTTGAAGATCGTGCAGATGAAACGCGACACCAGCTTTGCTCATGCGTTGTCCTACGCGATGGGTGAGCTTGGACGTGGTCGCTCGGAAGCGCTCGGCATCATTTGGGACGGCACCAGCGTCCGCCTCTCCACGCTTTCCGTACGGCAAGAGTCCGCCTGAGGTGGCGTCGGCCTGGGCGGCGAGTCGCCGCGCCGCAGACGACCCCATCATGCTCACAAGTAAGCAGCGGCGCCTCCCATGGCGAGCGTTGAGGGTGAGGCGGTGACGCGGGTCTACTCGAACAACGCGAGCGTTCGTGAAAAGGTGACGGGGTCCCAGATGCCTCGGGAGCCCGGATAAACGGCTTTGGGTGCGCTTTTTCGACGCGTCTGGCGTAAAGGCCGCGTAGCATCGCGACCCCGGTGGTCCCTCCTACCGGTCCACATGCCATGCAGCTAAGTGAGATGTTGAAAGCCGGGGCGCAGCTCCCCGAGATCACGGAGTGGCTCAATCGCGCGTCGTCGAGTCAACGCCTCGAGGCCGCTTTCGAGCTGGGGCGCAAGGGTCAGCGTTCGCTGTATCGCCTCGCGGAAGCGGCTGAGCCGATCACCCTCGAGCATTTCGTCCCCGAAGAGATGAACGCGGTGGAGCCGGTGCACCATCGCGGCCGGAACACGTTGCCGCTGCCTCCCAAGCACCGTTTTTTCGAGAAGCGCTTCTGCCGACCTCGGGACGGCAGCTCGCGGCTGTTCGGCTACAATCACTCGCCATCACGCAAGCTGATAGGCCCGGGGTACTTCGTAGCGCGCAGCACCGCGAAGGAGCCCGCATGGAAGAGTCGTGGCGCGATCGTGGTGGACTACTATCAAGTTCCCGACGGTGAGGTGCCGCCTAGCTGGCCCGAAGTCGTTCCGAACACGAAGGGCCTCCAACGCTTCGTGTTCAATGGGACTCGAGACTTCATGCGTCGCGTCTCGAACCACGTGTCGATCGGCGCCGCGTACAAAGGCGAAAAGGCGCTGGATCACTACTTCATCTTGGTGCGTGAGATCTGAGCCGTCAGCGGTAGGTCCGTGGGCACCGCCGCCGAGTGGGTGGCGCTCCGAGTTCGCGCGGCTCAGCCCAGCGTACGATCAGTTTTGTCCCGAGGTGCTCGGGGCGCTAGCTCGGCACCAGGTGTTCCCGCCGGTCGCCGCCTGGGCAGCCGAGTTACCGCGCGCACAGCCGGCGGTCTCGATGCGCTTCGTGGAGCAAGACGAGAAGGCGATCAAGCAGGCTGGCGGGTACGACTTCTTCATCCGCGCCGAGCGTGCAGTACCGAGCCGTCCAGAGAGCTGGCATGACCTATTCAACGCACTCGTCTGGCTCCACTACCCACAGCTGAAACTCGGCATCCATCAGCTGCAGCTCGAGGACTTTTCCCGGCGCGAGCAGCCCGGCAAGCGAACGGCGCTTGGGGACGTCGCAACTCAGCTGGATGAGTGTGGGGTGCTCGTGCTCAGCTCTGATCCAAGCCTGCACGACGACCTGCGCGAGTTACGCTGGCGTCAGCTGTTCTTCGAACGTCGCGCGGAATTGCTGCAAAACATGCGCTTTCTGGTGGTTGGGCACGCTCTGTTGCACGCGCTGATTGAGCCATACATCGGGCTCATGGGCCGTGCGCTCTTGATCGACGCGCCTCAAGCCTCGCTCGCAACTGCGCTTTCCGCACGATGCTTCGTGGACGAGTGGGCGCCGAGCGAGCTCCCGCGGCGCGTCCAGCGCACCCGCGATTTGTACCCGCTCCCGTTGCTTGGTATTCCGGACTACGTGGCCAACGACAGCGCCGCCTTCTATGACGGCCTGCCGGAGTATTTTCGAGCGCGGCGGGCGGCGCCGATGGAACGCGGAGAGCGCGGCGCAGTATCAGAGCGCGGCATAGAGACAGAGCAACAAGGCGACTGATGGAGTTCGAGGGCATCGTATTCGAGGGGCCTCCCCACAACGACGAGGAGCGGGGCGACGCGATGTTGCTGCGCGAGCTGCCAGCGGAGCTGGCTCGCTTGCTCAAGGAGCGCAACGGCTTCATCGCCTTCGCTGGAGGTTTGCACGTGCGTGGTGCTTGCAACGAGCCGAACTGGCACTCGCTGCGAGAGGCATGGAAAGGGACGGGCGCGCTACACGAGCGTTACCCCGAGGTAAAGCCGACGGACATTCCCTTCGCGGAGGACTGCGTGGGCGATCAGTACCTGCTACGTGATGGCGAGGTGGTGCAACTCTTCGCCGAGATGGGCGAAGTGGAGCACCTCGACATGAGCCTCTCAGAGTTTTTCCAGGCGGCAAAGGAGGACCCGGTGGACATGCTCTGCACCGATCCGCTAGAGCTGTTCCTCCAGAGCAACCCTCGCTTGGCTCCCGGGCGCTTGCTGCAGGTTTTTCCGCCGTTCTGCTGCGATGCAGACGAGCGTGAGCTGCGAGACATGCCTGCCGAGGATCTCTTGGACTATCACACCGAGCTCTCGAGCCGTCTGTCAGAGCTGCCCGAAGGCGCCGAACTCGACTACAGCTCCATTCCTCACTCGGATCGACCCACTCCGACGTCATTCGACTGACGCGAACCCTGTTGGTTCGCGGCTGCTTTTCTTTGGCGCGCTTCGAGCGCTGATACGTATGGGGACGATGATGCGTATTTCAGAGTCTTACTCCAGCTTGTTTCTATGTCTTGGACTCCTCGGGTGTAGCGCCGCGAGTCAGCCTGCTGAGGCGGTCAAGCCTGATGCGCCGACCGCCAACGAAGCGCTCGAGGAAAAATCGACCGGCCCCACCTGCGGCAACGTGAATAAGACGGTGGAGCCCCTCGTCGTCGACTGGAAGTCTGGTACCCGCACCGACCTCGAGGTGGCGATGCAGAAGGGCGTCGTCGTGATGGCCTACGGCTGCGACGGCATGAAGGTGCTCGAGAGCTGCAGCCTCGAGGGGTCCTATCAGTTCGCCGGGGTCACGCCCAAAGAGGACATGATCCAGATCGAGAACAAGGCGGAGCTCTGGGCTAACCTGCCTCTTTCCGTGGGGAACCTGGAGGGTGAACTCCAGGGTAGCGCCACCATCGATTTGGCGATCGCCTTGGTGGGGCGCAGAGGTAGCTTACGCACTCACGCCGCCAAGCCAGAACTCAAAGGAGAGTGCGGCGGCGCGACTCACTTCGTCCGTGCAGCCCACATCGGGGCTTTCGCCATGGCTCGAGGCGAGCGAGGCAAGGTACGAGCCGCTGCGGAGCTCTTCTCGGTGGGGGCAGGGGGGGAGAGTGAGACGAAGCGCAGCATGCAGAACAAGGACGGCGACCTCCAGGACTGCCGCACGGCGAAGCCAGGCGCCAGTGAGCCTCCGGGCAAATGCGCCGCGACCGTGCGCCTGATGCTCGAGCCAATCCTCGCGGAACCAGACCCGAGCTGGGCGAACGGCGCTCCGGCGCTCCCCACCAAGGTGGAGAACCCGTGTCCTGAAGGTTGGTCCCTCACCGAGGGCAAATGCGCGCCGAGCGTGCAGGCTGGTGCTCCCCAGCTCTGCGACGAAAAGGACGAAGCCGGCTGCAAGGCCCAGTGTGCCAACGGATCCGTGGAGAGTTGCTTCCGTTCGGCGCGCTTCGCGAAGACGGACGAGGAGCGCATCGCGCTCTATCAAAAGGCCTGCGACGCAGGGTTCGCTCCCGCCTGCAGTCGGCTCGGGTTCTCCAAGTTGAGCAGCGATCAGGCGGGTGGCCTTGCGCTACTGGAGAAGGCCTGTGCCCTCGGGGACGACTACACGTGCTGGAATACCGGGCGCTGGTACATCGAGGGGCGTGCAGTGCCGAAGGACGAAGCCAAGGGCGCGCTGATGACCGAGCGTGGTTGCTCGCTTGGCTCGCCCCACGCGTGTGCGAGCTACGGCAGCTTGTTGATCGCAGGAGTTGGTGTGAAGGCTGACGTCGAGCGCGGCCTCGCGATGTACCAAAAGCTGTGTGACAACGGGCAGAGCTACTACTGCCATCAGCTCGGCTCGATGTACGCCACCGACCGCAAGGCGCTGGCGGACATGCGCCTTCCGGCGCCGAAGGAGGTCAAGCGGGATATTCCGAAGGGCGTTCGCGTCTGGGAGCAAGGCTGCTCCCTCGGGAGCCTGTGGTCCTGCACCCTGGCCGCTGACCACTACCGCGACGCTGACGGCGTGAAGAAAGACCTCACCCGCGCCAAACAGCTCTACGAGCGCGCGTGTGACGGGGACAAGGGGGTGCAGCGTGACGCATGCACCGCTCTTGGCACGCTCTACGAGAAGGGGGTCGGCGGGCCCAAGGACTTGAGCAAGGCCGCGGACTACTACGAAAAGGGGTGTCCTGGTGAGCAGTGCCAGCGCCTGGCGAGCAATCTTGCCGCGGGGAAAGAAGGCTTCGCCAAGGATGAGGCGCGAGCGCTGAAGCTGTATGAGGCGGCGTGTCGCAAGGGCGCCTGGGGTGGTCGTGAGGCGCCGATGTGCTTTGACTACGGCGCCTACCTGGAGAAAGCCGACAAGCAGAAGGCGAAGGACCTCTATCTGGATCACTGCCTGCGCATGGGTACGGCGTGGGTCGGGGGCAAGAAGGTCAGCGCCGCCGAGACGCGCGGCGGCCACGCGGTGCTTGCTCAGTCCTGTGAGCGCCTGTCCAAGCTCGATCCCGCGAACTTCACCAGCGTGCTCAAGCAGGGATGCATGGACACTGGCGTGTTGTGCAAGGAGCTCGAGAAGCGCGACAAGAAGGTGGCCCTCGAGGCCTACAAAGAGAAGTGCGAGTCGAAGAAGCTCAACTGCAAAGATGTTGAGCGCTTGAAGTAGGAACCCGAACTTCTTGCTCCTCGCCGCTTGACCGTCGC from the Polyangiaceae bacterium genome contains:
- a CDS encoding DUF3025 domain-containing protein; amino-acid sequence: MRSEPSAVGPWAPPPSGWRSEFARLSPAYDQFCPEVLGALARHQVFPPVAAWAAELPRAQPAVSMRFVEQDEKAIKQAGGYDFFIRAERAVPSRPESWHDLFNALVWLHYPQLKLGIHQLQLEDFSRREQPGKRTALGDVATQLDECGVLVLSSDPSLHDDLRELRWRQLFFERRAELLQNMRFLVVGHALLHALIEPYIGLMGRALLIDAPQASLATALSARCFVDEWAPSELPRRVQRTRDLYPLPLLGIPDYVANDSAAFYDGLPEYFRARRAAPMERGERGAVSERGIETEQQGD
- a CDS encoding sel1 repeat family protein codes for the protein MMRISESYSSLFLCLGLLGCSAASQPAEAVKPDAPTANEALEEKSTGPTCGNVNKTVEPLVVDWKSGTRTDLEVAMQKGVVVMAYGCDGMKVLESCSLEGSYQFAGVTPKEDMIQIENKAELWANLPLSVGNLEGELQGSATIDLAIALVGRRGSLRTHAAKPELKGECGGATHFVRAAHIGAFAMARGERGKVRAAAELFSVGAGGESETKRSMQNKDGDLQDCRTAKPGASEPPGKCAATVRLMLEPILAEPDPSWANGAPALPTKVENPCPEGWSLTEGKCAPSVQAGAPQLCDEKDEAGCKAQCANGSVESCFRSARFAKTDEERIALYQKACDAGFAPACSRLGFSKLSSDQAGGLALLEKACALGDDYTCWNTGRWYIEGRAVPKDEAKGALMTERGCSLGSPHACASYGSLLIAGVGVKADVERGLAMYQKLCDNGQSYYCHQLGSMYATDRKALADMRLPAPKEVKRDIPKGVRVWEQGCSLGSLWSCTLAADHYRDADGVKKDLTRAKQLYERACDGDKGVQRDACTALGTLYEKGVGGPKDLSKAADYYEKGCPGEQCQRLASNLAAGKEGFAKDEARALKLYEAACRKGAWGGREAPMCFDYGAYLEKADKQKAKDLYLDHCLRMGTAWVGGKKVSAAETRGGHAVLAQSCERLSKLDPANFTSVLKQGCMDTGVLCKELEKRDKKVALEAYKEKCESKKLNCKDVERLK